A window from Lusitaniella coriacea LEGE 07157 encodes these proteins:
- a CDS encoding peptidylprolyl isomerase, whose translation MSTVLQVGEQTITAEDVIPLLKKYQLLPQLLREMVIDRAIAPIDCTPEEHRQASQKFGEQQQIYTDADRQEWLERRDMSQTQLDEFVERSVKIEKFKQQTWGNQLKSYFLQRKAKLDKVIYSLLRTNDAGLAQELYCRLLEKEAPFEDLAAQYSQGPEVKTGGRVGPVELSSPHPTLAKMLSISEPGQLWPPTRLSKWFVIVRLEELIPAQLDEATRSQLLNERFNSWIKEQLQEVSVRSIPVEGAFSG comes from the coding sequence ATGAGTACAGTGCTACAAGTTGGAGAGCAAACTATCACGGCAGAGGACGTTATTCCCCTGTTAAAGAAATATCAATTGTTGCCTCAACTGTTACGAGAAATGGTTATCGATCGCGCGATCGCGCCGATTGATTGTACTCCCGAAGAACATCGTCAAGCGAGCCAAAAGTTTGGGGAACAGCAGCAAATCTACACTGATGCCGATCGTCAGGAGTGGCTGGAACGCCGAGATATGAGCCAAACTCAACTCGATGAGTTCGTCGAACGCAGTGTCAAAATAGAAAAGTTCAAACAACAAACTTGGGGCAATCAACTCAAATCTTATTTTCTCCAACGCAAGGCGAAACTCGATAAAGTGATTTATTCCTTATTGCGAACGAACGATGCGGGTCTTGCCCAAGAATTGTACTGTCGCCTGCTGGAAAAAGAAGCGCCTTTTGAGGATTTAGCCGCTCAATATTCCCAGGGACCGGAGGTGAAAACGGGGGGAAGAGTGGGCCCGGTGGAACTGAGTAGCCCGCACCCGACTCTCGCTAAAATGCTCTCGATTAGCGAACCGGGTCAGTTATGGCCGCCGACTCGTTTGAGTAAGTGGTTTGTCATTGTCCGCTTGGAGGAGTTAATTCCAGCGCAATTGGATGAAGCCACGCGATCGCAGTTGCTCAACGAACGGTTTAATAGTTGGATAAAAGAACAACTCCAAGAAGTATCGGTTC